In the Nocardioides panaciterrulae genome, CCGGGTCTGCGTCAACGTCACCTCGGGCAACACCAACCCCAAGGGCAACGTGACGGTTCGCATCGTCCGCGGCAACGGGGGCTACAAGTGGGTGCGCACCAAGGCCTACCACGGCCACCGGGTCTGCTTCCGCTCGACGAAGCTCCACCCGCGCGGTGCCTACGACATCCGCGCCGCCTACAACGCTCGCCCCGGCTCGAAGTGGAAGGACTCGGACAACCGCGACCAGTTCCGCGCCACCCGCCGCGGCTGATCTCGTCCGAACACCGCTCCATTCCGTCGGCCCCGCAGCCCGCTGCGGGGCCGACGGGCATTTTCTGACAGGATCCCCGCGTGTCTGCACGTCGCCTGCTGTGGCTGCCTCTGGTCGTCGTCCTCCTCGCCGTCGCCTACACCGGCTGGCTGGGATGGCGGGTCCAGGCCTCCTTGTCCGCCGCCCAGGGCAGTGCCAGCCGGCTTCAACAGGCCATCGACGACGGTGACGCCTCCGCCCGCGACACCGCGGTCACCGACCTGCGCCGGCACGCCGACGATGCGGTCAACCGGACCGACGGCGCCTGGTGGGGAGCGCTGACCCACCTGCCCTTCGTGGGCGACGACGCCACCGGCGTGCGGGCGCTGAGTCGGTCGCTGGACACCGTGGCTGCCGGGGGAGTGCAGCCGCTCTCGGACAGCGTCGACGGCCTGGACTCGCTCACCGCCGGCGGCGGCGTGGACGTGCACCAGGTCGAGGCGCTCCAGCGGCCGGTCTCGGAGGCGAGTCGCGCCTTCGCTCGCGCCGACAGCGACCTCTCCGGCCTCGACAGCTCGGGGTACGTCGGCGTCCTCCGCACCAAGTTCGACCGTTACGCCCGCCTCGTGCACGACACGTCGGTGGCCCTGTCCTCCGCCGACACCGCCGTCCGGGTGCTGCCGACGATGATCGGCGCCGACGGCCCGCGCGACTACCTGCTGATCTTTCAGAACAACGCCGAGATCCGGGCGACGGGTGGCCTGCCGGGCTCCTGGTCGGTGATCCATGCGGAGGACGGCAAGCTCAAGGTGACCCAGCAGGGCTCACTGCAACAGTTCCCGCCACTACCCCGGCCGGTGCTGCCGCTGTCCAAGGCGGAGCTGGCCGTCCATGGCGAACAGCTGGGCACCTTCTTCGCGGACGCGAACTTCACCCCGGACTTCCCCCGGGCCGCACAGCTGTGGACCGCCCGCTTCGAGCAGGAGTTCCCGGCCACCCACCTCGATGGGGTGCTCTCGCTCGACCCGGTGGCCCTGTCCTACCTGCTCAAGGGCACCGGACCGGTCACCGTTGCCGGCCGGACCATCACCAGCGAGAACGC is a window encoding:
- a CDS encoding DUF4012 domain-containing protein; this translates as MSARRLLWLPLVVVLLAVAYTGWLGWRVQASLSAAQGSASRLQQAIDDGDASARDTAVTDLRRHADDAVNRTDGAWWGALTHLPFVGDDATGVRALSRSLDTVAAGGVQPLSDSVDGLDSLTAGGGVDVHQVEALQRPVSEASRAFARADSDLSGLDSSGYVGVLRTKFDRYARLVHDTSVALSSADTAVRVLPTMIGADGPRDYLLIFQNNAEIRATGGLPGSWSVIHAEDGKLKVTQQGSLQQFPPLPRPVLPLSKAELAVHGEQLGTFFADANFTPDFPRAAQLWTARFEQEFPATHLDGVLSLDPVALSYLLKGTGPVTVAGRTITSENAVDELLSRPYRELEPAQQDVLFAHAAKAIFDATTGHLKSPLGFVRGLSRAASEGRFLVSVDDPEVSSQLAGTRVESALTGDDGRTPHVDIALNDATGTKMSYYLRYSTDLESTSCQDQAQRIQASMTLNQKITPEAARKLPASVTGPGTFGTGRGKQLVVIDIYAPHGGTFDSLSINGKSLTDSLNVTHLNGRPVTQVPIMLSSTKDVVINWTMTTGPGETGDIHLGMTPSIVPGDNNAVIHSAC